The genomic region GGGCCGCAGCGCGGCACCACCGCCTGCCAGCTGCACATGCGGCAGTTCTCCGACGGCGACACGATCGACATCGAGCCGTGGCGCGCCCGGGCCTTCCCGGTCATCAAGGACCTGGTGGTCAACCGGGGCGCCTTCGACAAGATCATCGCGGCCGGCGGGTACATCACCGCGCCGACCGGCAGCGCGCCCGAGGCGCACGCGACCCCGGTGGCCAAGGCCAACGCGGACGCCGCCTTCGAGTCGGCGGCCTGCATCGGCTGCGGCGCCTGCGTGGCGGCCTGCCCGAACGGCTCCGGAATGCTGTTCACCGCTGCCAAGATCACCCAGCTCTCGCTGCTGCCCCAGGGCCAGCCGGAGCGGTACACCCGGGTGATCGGCATGGTCGACGCGCACGACGAGGCCGGCTTCGGCGGCTGCACCAACGCCGGCGAGTGCACGGTGGCCTGCCCGAAGGGCATCCCGCTCAACACCATCGGCCGCCTCAACCGCGACTTCCTCGCGGCCACCACCACGAAGCGGAGCGAGAACACCCCCGGTTCCTGACCTCCAGGCCGGATGACGGGCCGCCGCACCCACGGGCGCGGCGGCCCGTCCGCGTCCGCGCGCCGCCCGCTGGCCCCAGATCTGGAGCAGGTCGACAGCGTGCACCGGGCGCTGCCGGTTCAAGTCCCCGAACGGGGGTAGCAGCCCCGGGGAGAACTCCCCGGGGAGGGAACCGGACATGAAGGCTTTGACGTGGCAGGGCAGGCGGGACGTACGGGTGGAGGAGGTGCCCGACCCGCGGATCGAGGAGCCGACGGACGCGATCGTCCGCATCACCTCGACCGCGATCTGCGGTTCGGACCTGCACCTCTACGAGGTGCTCGGGCCGTACCTCAAGCCGGGCGACGTGCTCGGGCACGAGCCGATGGGCATCGTCGAGGAGGTCGGCTCGGCGGTGACCCGGCTCAAGCCGGGCGACCGGGTGGTGGTGCCGTTCAACATCGCCTGCGGCGACTGCTGGATGTGCCGGCGGCAGCTGTACGCGCAGTGCGAGACCACCCAGGTCCGCAGCGAGGGCAAGGGCGCCGCGCTGTTCGGCTACACCTCCCTCTACGGCTCGGTGCCCGGCGGGCAGGCCGAGCACCTCCGTGTGCCGCACGCCGACTTCGGCCCGATCGTCGTCCCGGAGAGCGGCCCGGACGAGCGGTGGCTCTACCTGTCCGACGTCCTGCCCACCGCCTGGCAGGCGGTGAAGTACGCCGACACCCCGCCCGGCGGCACCCTGGCCGTCTTCGGACTCGGCCCGGTGGGGCAGTTCTGCGCCCGGGTCGGCCGGCACCTCGGCGCCGGCCGGGTGATCGGCCTCGACCTCGTTCCGGAGCGGCTGGAGCTGGCCCGCAAGCACGGCGTGGAGGTGCTCGACGTCCGGGAGCTCGACGACGTGCCGGGGGCGCTCGTCGACCTGGTGGACGGGCGCGGCCCGGACGCGGTGATCGACGCGGTCGGCATGGAGGCGCACGGCGCCCCCGCCGGCAAGATCGCCCAAGCCGCCGCCGGGCTGCTGCCGGACCGACTGGCCCAGGGGATGATCGACCGGGCCGGTGTGGACCGGCTCACCGTGCTGCACGCCGCGGTGAAGGGCGTCCGGCGGGGCGGCACCGTCTCGATCTCCGGGGTCTACGGCGGCGAGCAGGACCCGATGCCGCTGATGGAGATGTTCGACCGGGGCATCCAGCTGCGGATGGGCCAGTGCCACGTCCGCCGGTGGATCGACGAGATCATGCCGCTGCTGGACCGCGACGACGATCCGCTGGGCGTGGAGGACTTGCGTACCCACCGGGTGCCGTTGCCGCGGGCGCCGGAGGCGTACGAGATGTTCCAGCAGAAGCGGGACGGCTGCGTGAAGGTCGTGCTGGAACCGTGAGCCGGGTGGTGGTGGTCGTCGGGGCCACCAGCGGGATCGGGCGGGCGGCGGCCCGGGCGTTCGCCGGGCGCGGCGACCGCCTGGTGCTCGCCGCCCGTGCCCCACAGGCCCTGGCCGACGTACGCGGCGAGTGCGCGGCCGTCGGGGCCGAGGTGCTCACCGTGCCCACCGACGTCACCACCCCCGGGGCGCTGGACGCGCTGGCCGAGGCCACCGTCGACCGGTTCGGCCGGATCGACGTCTGGGTGCACACCGCCGCGGTGACCGCGTACGGCCCCTTCGAGCGGCTGCCCGCACGGACCTTCGACCAGGTGGTGCGGACCGACCTGCTGGCCGCCGCCGAGGCGGCCCGGGTCGCGTTGCGGCACTTCCGGGTCGCCTCGGCGGGCACCCTGATCCTCACCGGCTCGGTGCTCGGGCACATCACCGCGCCCTACCTGAGCAGCTACGCCACGGCGAAGTGGGGACTGACCGGGCTGGCACGCACGCTCCAGCAGGAGTTGCGGGACGCCCCGGACATCCACCTCTGCCTGGTCAACCCCGGCAGCGTGGACACCCCGATCTACCAGCGGGCGGCCCACCACCTGGGCCGGACCGGTCGGCCACCCCCGCCGATCACCACGCCGGAGCGGGTGGCCCGCGCCATCGTGGACTGCGCCGACCGGCCCCGCCGGCAGGTGTCGGTGGGCCGGCTCAACCCGCTGATGCGGGTCGGCTTCACCGTGCTGCCCGGCCTCTACGACACCCTGGTGGGTCCGCTCATGCGGCGACTGGGACTGGACGGCCCGACGGTCGCTCCGCACGACGGCGTGGTCTTCGCCCCGGACCCGGCCAGCGAGAGGGTGCGCGGCGGCTGGCTGCCCGACCTCGGACGGCCGCTGCGGGCCGTCCGCGGACTGCCCGGCGCCGTCGTCGCCGGGGTCCGGCGGCGGGCGCGGTGACCCGTCGCCGGGATCACCGGTATCGATCGGCTCGCCTAGGGTGGTGGACCGGAGAGCACTCCGGCGCACCACGACGGGAGAGACGATTGACTATCAGGGTGAACCGCAGGACCGCGCTCGGCCTCGGCACGGTGGCCACGGCCGGCACCGTGCTGGGCACCGCCACACCGGCGTCCGCCGACACCGCGCCCGCCGCCACACCGGAACGGGTCGCCGCCCGGCTGGCCGCGGCCTACGAGCGGGAGACCACGCGGGCCGGCGGGAACTGGCAGGCGTACGTCAGCGTGGCCGGCACCGCCGGCGGCACACCGGTCGTAGCCGTCGCCGAGTCGCCCGACCAGCGGATCGAGGCGTACAGCGTGAACAAGATCGCCGTCGCCACCGCCGTGCTCGACAAGGTCGACCGGGGTTTGCTCGCCCTGGACCAACGGGTGGAGGTGACCGCGTCGATCGTCGTGCCCGGCGGAGACGGCATCTTCAGCCTCGACGGCGCGTACCCCAGCTCGGTGACCCTCGGCCACGCCCTCGCGGCCCTGCTGACCGTCTCGGACGACACCGCCGTCCGGCTCTGCGGCCTGGTCTGCCCGGCCGCCGAGCTGAACAGCATCCTGGTCGCCAAGGGCTTCCCCAACACGCAGGTGGAGCCGGTCGCCAACCCGAACCGGTTCTTCCTCGGCACCAGCACCCCCCGGGAGACCCACGAGCTGCTGCGCGCGCTGGTGGCCGGCACGCTGCTCTCCCCCGCCTCCACCACGTTCCTGCTCAACCTGCTGCGCTCCCCCATCGCGTTCACCGACGGGATCCGGCGCACCATGTCGTCGGACGAGCGGGCCCGTATCGCCACCAAAGCCGGCTGGTTCGGCAGCGCGCGGCACGAGGCCGGGATCGTCTTCGACGCTGCGGGCGCCCCGCTGCTCACGTACGCGCTCTTCGCCGACGGGCAGGCCGGCGCGGACGACTTCGGTGCCACCCACCCCGCCGTGCAGGCCCGGGCCCGGCTCGGCCGGGTCTTCCTCGACGCGACGGCGCGGCTGACCGGAACGGGCGCGCGGCACCGGCTGACCGCGCAGCGCCCGAGCAACGGCGGCTGACCCGTCCGACGCCGGGCGGGTCGGCACGTCCCGATCCGCCCGGTGCCGGACCCACGGCGCGGCCGCACGCCGGCTTCCCACCCCGGAGCAGCGCTGACCGGCCCCACGGCGCCGCCGCACGGCGGGCTCCCCGCCCCTGGCCGGCCTCGCGGCGCCGCCGCGCGCCGGGTTCCCCGGAGCGCGGCGGCGCGCGGTGGCTACGGTGTACTGCGGGAGACGGCCGGAGGGACGACCATGCGCGGATCAGCGGAACGACCGGAACGCGACCGGGCCCTCGGCCGGCGGCTGGGCGGGCTCGCCGGCGTGGCCGCGCTGGCCGGGCTGGCCTGGGTGGCCCGGGACGTGCCGCTGGCGCTCGGCGGCCGGCTGGTCGGCGCGCGGGCCGAGCGGGCGGCACGATCGCCGCAGTTCCGCGACGGCACCTTCCACAACGCCGCGGGCGTCCGCTCGACTCTCGCCGAGCCGGGCCGAAACCTGGTCTGGGAGCTGCTCTTCGGCAAGCAGAAGCGCCGTCCGAGCGCCGCCGTGCCGCTGCTGCGGCCGCTCGAGGCGCCCGCCGGCACCGACCCGACCCGCGAGCTCAACGTCATCTGGTACGGCCACGCCTCCGCGCTCATCGAGATCGAGGGCCGCCGGGTGCTGCTCGATCCGGTGTGGAGCGACCGCTGCTCGCCGTCCGCGCTGGTCGGCCCGCGCCGGCTGCACCAGCCCCCGGTGCGCCTCGACGAGTTGCCGCCGCTGGACGCGATCCTGATCTCCCACGACCACTACGACCACCTCGACCTCCCCACGGTGCGCGGGCTGCTGGCGGGCCAGTCCGCGCCGTTCGTGGTGCCACTCGGGGTCGGCGTGCACCTCGACCGGTGGGGCGTACCGGCGGACCGGATCATCGAGCTGGACTGGTCGGAGAGCCACCGGTTGGCCGGCCTGGAGATCACCGCGACGGCGGCCCAGCACTTCTCCGGGCGCGGGCTGCGCCGCGACGGCACGCTGTGGAGTTCCTGGGTCATCGCCGGAGAGCACCGCAGGGTCTTCTACAGCGGCGACTCCGGCTACTTCGCCGGCTACGCCGCCATCGGCGCCGAACACGGCCCCTTCGACGTGACGCTCGTGCAGATCGGCGCGTACGACCGGGCCTGGCCGAGCATCCACATGTACCCGGAGGAGGCGGTCACCGCCCACCTCGACCTGCGCGGGGGGCTCTTCATCCCGGTGCACTGGGCGACGTTCAACCTCGCCCTGCACGACTGGGCCGAGCCGGTGAACCGGCTCTGGGCGGAGGCGAAGGCCCGGGACGTCCGGCTGGCCGTCCCACGACCCGGGGAACGAGTGGTGGTGGACGACCCACCGCCGGTCGACGGCTGGTGGCAGGCGGTCGCCTGAGTCCCGGCCCGGCGGGTCGGCGCGGGGTGCTCAGAGCACGAACGCGTCGCTCGGGCCCGGCCGGCGCGGAGACGGCGCGCAAGCGACGGTCAGAGCACGAACGCGTCGGTCCAGAGGGCGCCGGAGCGCCCGGAGAGCGCGTCCAGCATCGCCACCGCCTGGTTGTCGGTGAGCTGCGCGACGAAGTCGATGATGGCCCGTCCCCGGGCCCGGGCGAGCCGGTCCGCGGTCCGCGGGTGCAGCTCGGCCTCGGCCAGCTCGACCAGGTCGTGCAGGCGTCGCGGCAGCCGCGACTCCTCCTCCGGGTCGAGCAGCCACTCCCACAGCGCCTCGACGAGGGTGCCCAGCAGCCGCGCCTGCCCGCGCTGGTGCAGCGCCAGGTCGGGGCGGGCCAGCACGAAGCGGTGGTGGACGAACTTGAGCACCTGCACCTCGTGCCACTGGGCCGGGGCGAGCAGCACGTACCCGGAGCGCACCGACGGCCGGTCGGTCACCGTGACCGCCTCGACGAACCGGGTCGACCAGCGGGCGGAGAAGCGCGCGACGTACTGCTCGGCCTCGATCGAACCGTCGAAGGGCACGGCCAGCAGCCCGTCCGCCAGCTCCTCCCGGACGTGCTCGACGGCGGCGGCGAACGCGTCGTCGTCGGCCACCCAGGCGTCCTTGCGGTGCAGCTGCCGGCGCAGCAGTTCGATCGCGGCGCCGGGCCGGCGGGCCGCGGTGGCGAGCGCGGCGTCGGTGATCGCCCGGAAGTGCCCGCCCTCCCGCTGCCAGGCGATCAGCTCGGCGGACACCGCGCCCTGCTGGAGCACGCCGACCCGGTAGAAGTCCTCGACGTCGTGGATCGCGTACGCGATGTCGTCGGCCGTGTCCATCACGGACGCCTCCACGGTCTGCTGCCAGTCCGGGATCCGGCCGACGAAGGGCTCCCGCGCCTGGCGCAGGTCGTCGACCTCGGTCCGGTAGGCGCCGAACTTCGACGAGCCGCTCTCCGGATCGTCCGGTGGCGGCGTCGCCCCGCGCGGCGGCGGGTCCAGCAGACGCGGGTGCGGGTCCGGGTGGTCGAGCCGGGTCCACGGGTACTTGAGCATCGCGGCCCGCACCGCCGCGGTGAGGTCGAGCCCGGTGGTGGCCGCGCCGCGGATCTCGGTGCTGGTGACGATGCGGTACGACTGCGCGTTGCCCTCGAACCCGTCGGCGAGGCCGAGCCGCTGCCGGGCCAGCCGGTCCAGCACCCGCTCGCCCAGGTGTCCGAAGGGCGGGTGGCCGAGGTCGTGGGCGAGCGCCGCCGCCTCGACGACGTCCGGGTCGCAGCCGCCGAGCGCGTCGAGCCGGGCGCGCCGACCCTCGTCGGCGGTGAGCCGCTCGGCGATCGCCCGGGCGACCTGGGCGACCTTGAGGCTGTGGGTGAGCCGGTTGTGCACCAGCAGGCCGGAACCGACCGGGCTGATCACCTGGGTGACCCCGCCGAGCCGGGCGAAGAACGGCGAGCCCACGATCCGGTCGCGGTCGGCCCGGAAGGGGCTGGTCGCGAGGTCGCCGAGGGCCCGGGCGCTGCCGCCGAAGAGCCGCCGGACACGCGGCTCCACAGGTGGTTCCATGATCGCCACGCTAGCGCGGCCGCCATGAACATTCACCAGGTTGCTCGCGGATTTGAAGGATTGTCGTAGGCGTGGTGTTGGCTGAGGTTCGTGCCTCGCCGTCGGGACCCTGCCGCGCCTCCGGTGCTGCATCGCACGGCTCGGGTCGGGTTGCGGGTGACGCCGGGTCAGCGGCGGCGGTGTTTCGGTCTGCTTTGGTCGGCTGATGACGTGTGGGCGTGTGTGTTGGAGGTCAACGGGTGGCGGCGTCGCCGCGGTGATGTGCCGCTCGCCGGCTATCAGGAGTTGTGCCGGGAGTTGACCGCGTCGGGGCCTGGCACGTTCGGCGAGCTGGATACCACGGGTGCGCGGTCGGTGTTGCGCCGGTTCTCGGAGGCGTGGTTCGCGGCGGCAAAGCGCCGCAAATCCGGTGACGACGCGGCGCGGTTTCCGCGTCGTCGTCGTGGGTTGGTGCCGGTGCGTTGGTATCACGGCACATTCACGGTTGACGGACGGCAGGTGCGGATCCCATCGGCGAGAGGCGCCGCCCCGTTGTGGGTTCGCCTGGCCCGGGATCTGCCCTATCCGGTGGAACAGGTCCGCTCAATCACTCTTCTGTGTGAGGGTGGTCGTCTGTTCCTCGACGTGACCGCCGAAGTCCCGGTCACCGTCTACCCGCCTGGCCAAGAGCCGGACCCCGGACGGGTCGCCGGGGTGGACCTGGGCATCATCCACCCTTACGCGGTTGCCGGACCTGACGGTGCCGGGCTGTTGGTGTCCGGACGGGCGATCCGCGCTGAGCAGCGGATGCACCTGGCCGACACCAAGGCCCGCCACCGCGCGGTGGCGAGACGGGCACCGAAACCGGGCGAACGGGGATCACGGCGGTGGCGCCAATACCCCCGCCGGGTGCGACTGGTTGAGGGACGGCATCGGCGGCGCGTCCGCCAAGCCCAGCATGAGGCCGCCCGCACCGTCGTGTCCTGGGCCCGGCAGCAACGGGTGGGGGTGCTGCACGTCGGCGACCCACGAGGCGTCCTCGATATTCCGGCGGGCCGGCGGCACAACCTGCGGCTGCGGCAGTGGCAGATCGGCCGGCTGATACAGGTCCTCGTTGACAAGGCCGCCCTCGCCCGCATCACCGTGCGGCTCGTCGACGAACGTGGCACATCATCGACCTGCCCCGATTGCCACCGCCGGATACCGAAACCCCGTGACCGGACACTGACCTGCCCACATTGCCGATTTTCCGGGCACCGCGATCTTGTCGCGGCGGCCAACATCGCCACCCGCACCCCGGGCGGCGGACCCACCACCCCCACGACGGCCGTGACGGTGCCGCCAGGGGTGGTCACGCGCCGTCGAGCCGGCCGGCACCTCCCCGGTGCTGGTCGGTCCCGACGTGACAGCCCCGCCGCCCGAACGCGCGGCGCGAGGATCAGTTGGCCCGCGGTGGCCCACCCCACCACCCGGTGGGGAGTCGCTCGCCCGTCAGGGGCGAGGATCCACAACACACCACCGGAACACCCGGTGCACGTTAGTGGGAACCGCACTAGCGCGGCAGAATGCTCGGCGGAAACCACTCCCGAAGGCGGATCGAGATCGTGACCCTCTCTGTTCATCAGCGGATCGCCGAGGAGCTCGGCGTGGCCGAGCGCCAGGTCCGGGCGGCCGTGGAGCTGCTCGACGGCGGCGCGACCGTGCCGTTCATCGCCCGCTACCGCAAGGAGGCCACCGGCCTGCTCGACGACACCCAGCTGCGCACGCTCGAGGAGCGGCTGCGCTACCTGCGCGAGCTGGACGAGCGGCGGGCGGCGGTGCTGGAGTCGATCCGCGGCCAGGGCAAGCTGGACGAGGCGCTGGAAGCCCAGATCATGGCGGCCGACTCGAAGTCCCGGCTGGAGGACATCTACCTGCCGTACAAGCCGAAGCGCCGGACCCGGGCCCAAATCGCCCGCGAGGCCGGGCTGGAGCCGCTCGCCGAGACGCTGCTGGCCGACCCGGCGCAGGACCCGAAAGCGGTGGCCGCCGGCTACGTGGACGCGGACAAGGGCGTCGCCGACGCCGCCGCCGCCCTGGACGGGGCGCGGGCCATCCTCATCGAGCGCTTCGGCGAGGACGCCGACCTGATCGGCACGCTGCGCGAGCAGATGTGGTCGCGGGGCCGGCTGGTGTCCCGGGTACGCGACGGGCAGGAGTCGGCCGGCGCGAAGTTCGCCGACTACTTCGACTTCGCCGAGCCGTACACCCGGCTGCCGTCGCACCGGATCCTGGCGATGTTCCGGGGCGAGAAGGAGGGCGTGCTCGACCTGACCATGGAGCCGGAGGAGGCCGGCGAGGCGGACGCGGTCCCGACCGGCCCGAGCCGGTACGAGGCGGCGATCGCCGGCCGGTTCGGCGTCAGCGACCAGGGTCGGCCGGCCGACCGGTGGCTGACC from Micromonospora sp. WMMD812 harbors:
- a CDS encoding zinc-dependent alcohol dehydrogenase, whose product is MKALTWQGRRDVRVEEVPDPRIEEPTDAIVRITSTAICGSDLHLYEVLGPYLKPGDVLGHEPMGIVEEVGSAVTRLKPGDRVVVPFNIACGDCWMCRRQLYAQCETTQVRSEGKGAALFGYTSLYGSVPGGQAEHLRVPHADFGPIVVPESGPDERWLYLSDVLPTAWQAVKYADTPPGGTLAVFGLGPVGQFCARVGRHLGAGRVIGLDLVPERLELARKHGVEVLDVRELDDVPGALVDLVDGRGPDAVIDAVGMEAHGAPAGKIAQAAAGLLPDRLAQGMIDRAGVDRLTVLHAAVKGVRRGGTVSISGVYGGEQDPMPLMEMFDRGIQLRMGQCHVRRWIDEIMPLLDRDDDPLGVEDLRTHRVPLPRAPEAYEMFQQKRDGCVKVVLEP
- a CDS encoding MBL fold metallo-hydrolase; this translates as MRGSAERPERDRALGRRLGGLAGVAALAGLAWVARDVPLALGGRLVGARAERAARSPQFRDGTFHNAAGVRSTLAEPGRNLVWELLFGKQKRRPSAAVPLLRPLEAPAGTDPTRELNVIWYGHASALIEIEGRRVLLDPVWSDRCSPSALVGPRRLHQPPVRLDELPPLDAILISHDHYDHLDLPTVRGLLAGQSAPFVVPLGVGVHLDRWGVPADRIIELDWSESHRLAGLEITATAAQHFSGRGLRRDGTLWSSWVIAGEHRRVFYSGDSGYFAGYAAIGAEHGPFDVTLVQIGAYDRAWPSIHMYPEEAVTAHLDLRGGLFIPVHWATFNLALHDWAEPVNRLWAEAKARDVRLAVPRPGERVVVDDPPPVDGWWQAVA
- a CDS encoding transposase; the encoded protein is MTPGQRRRCFGLLWSADDVWACVLEVNGWRRRRGDVPLAGYQELCRELTASGPGTFGELDTTGARSVLRRFSEAWFAAAKRRKSGDDAARFPRRRRGLVPVRWYHGTFTVDGRQVRIPSARGAAPLWVRLARDLPYPVEQVRSITLLCEGGRLFLDVTAEVPVTVYPPGQEPDPGRVAGVDLGIIHPYAVAGPDGAGLLVSGRAIRAEQRMHLADTKARHRAVARRAPKPGERGSRRWRQYPRRVRLVEGRHRRRVRQAQHEAARTVVSWARQQRVGVLHVGDPRGVLDIPAGRRHNLRLRQWQIGRLIQVLVDKAALARITVRLVDERGTSSTCPDCHRRIPKPRDRTLTCPHCRFSGHRDLVAAANIATRTPGGGPTTPTTAVTVPPGVVTRRRAGRHLPGAGRSRRDSPAARTRGARISWPAVAHPTTRWGVARPSGARIHNTPPEHPVHVSGNRTSAAECSAETTPEGGSRS
- a CDS encoding serine hydrolase, whose protein sequence is MNRRTALGLGTVATAGTVLGTATPASADTAPAATPERVAARLAAAYERETTRAGGNWQAYVSVAGTAGGTPVVAVAESPDQRIEAYSVNKIAVATAVLDKVDRGLLALDQRVEVTASIVVPGGDGIFSLDGAYPSSVTLGHALAALLTVSDDTAVRLCGLVCPAAELNSILVAKGFPNTQVEPVANPNRFFLGTSTPRETHELLRALVAGTLLSPASTTFLLNLLRSPIAFTDGIRRTMSSDERARIATKAGWFGSARHEAGIVFDAAGAPLLTYALFADGQAGADDFGATHPAVQARARLGRVFLDATARLTGTGARHRLTAQRPSNGG
- a CDS encoding succinate dehydrogenase/fumarate reductase iron-sulfur subunit translates to MNLTLRIWRQTGPEDKGRMVTYQVDDVSPDMSFLEMLDVLNERLILAGEDPVAFDHDCREGICGMCGMMINGQAHGPQRGTTACQLHMRQFSDGDTIDIEPWRARAFPVIKDLVVNRGAFDKIIAAGGYITAPTGSAPEAHATPVAKANADAAFESAACIGCGACVAACPNGSGMLFTAAKITQLSLLPQGQPERYTRVIGMVDAHDEAGFGGCTNAGECTVACPKGIPLNTIGRLNRDFLAATTTKRSENTPGS
- a CDS encoding SDR family NAD(P)-dependent oxidoreductase — encoded protein: MSRVVVVVGATSGIGRAAARAFAGRGDRLVLAARAPQALADVRGECAAVGAEVLTVPTDVTTPGALDALAEATVDRFGRIDVWVHTAAVTAYGPFERLPARTFDQVVRTDLLAAAEAARVALRHFRVASAGTLILTGSVLGHITAPYLSSYATAKWGLTGLARTLQQELRDAPDIHLCLVNPGSVDTPIYQRAAHHLGRTGRPPPPITTPERVARAIVDCADRPRRQVSVGRLNPLMRVGFTVLPGLYDTLVGPLMRRLGLDGPTVAPHDGVVFAPDPASERVRGGWLPDLGRPLRAVRGLPGAVVAGVRRRAR
- the dgt gene encoding dGTP triphosphohydrolase; its protein translation is MEPPVEPRVRRLFGGSARALGDLATSPFRADRDRIVGSPFFARLGGVTQVISPVGSGLLVHNRLTHSLKVAQVARAIAERLTADEGRRARLDALGGCDPDVVEAAALAHDLGHPPFGHLGERVLDRLARQRLGLADGFEGNAQSYRIVTSTEIRGAATTGLDLTAAVRAAMLKYPWTRLDHPDPHPRLLDPPPRGATPPPDDPESGSSKFGAYRTEVDDLRQAREPFVGRIPDWQQTVEASVMDTADDIAYAIHDVEDFYRVGVLQQGAVSAELIAWQREGGHFRAITDAALATAARRPGAAIELLRRQLHRKDAWVADDDAFAAAVEHVREELADGLLAVPFDGSIEAEQYVARFSARWSTRFVEAVTVTDRPSVRSGYVLLAPAQWHEVQVLKFVHHRFVLARPDLALHQRGQARLLGTLVEALWEWLLDPEEESRLPRRLHDLVELAEAELHPRTADRLARARGRAIIDFVAQLTDNQAVAMLDALSGRSGALWTDAFVL